The Bubalus kerabau isolate K-KA32 ecotype Philippines breed swamp buffalo chromosome 16, PCC_UOA_SB_1v2, whole genome shotgun sequence genome includes a region encoding these proteins:
- the SPRY1 gene encoding protein sprouty homolog 1, producing the protein MDPQNQHGSGSSLVVIQQPALDNRQRLDYEREVQPAAILSLDQIKAIRGSNEYTEGPSVVKRPAPRTAPRQEKHERTHEIIPINVNNNYEHRPTSHLGHAGLSNNTRGPILSRSTSTGSAASSGSNSSASSEQGLLGRSPPARPIPGHRSERAIRTQPKQLIVDDLKGSLKEDLTQHKFICEQCGKCKCGECTAPRTLPSCLACNRQCLCSAESMVEYGTCMCLVKGIFYHCSNDDEGDSYSDNPCSCSQSQCCSRYLCMGAMSLFLPCLLCYPPAKGCLKLCRGCYDWIHRPGCRCKNSNTVYCKLESCPSRGLGKPS; encoded by the coding sequence ATGGATCCCCAAAATCAGCATGGCAGTGGCAGTTCATTAGTTGTGATCCAGCAGCCTGCATTGGACAACCGTCAGAGGCTAGACTATGAGAGAGAGGTTCAGCCTGCTGCTATTTTGTCCTTAGACCAGATCAAGGCCATCAGAGGCAGCAATGAATACACAGAAGGGCCATCCGTGGTGAAAAGACCTGCTCCTCGAACTGCACCAAGACAAGAAAAGCATGAGAGGACTCACGAAATCATACCAATTAATGTGAATAATAACTATGAGCATAGACCTACCAGCCACCTGGGACATGCAGGACTCTCAAATAACACCAGAGGCCCCATACTGAGCAGATCAACTAGCACTGGAAGCGCAGCCAGTTCTGGGAGCAACAGCAGTGCCTCTTCTGAGCAGGGGCTGTTAGGAAGGTCCCCGCCAGCCAGACCCATCCCTGGTCACAGGTCTGAAAGGGCAATCCGGACCCAGCCCAAGCAGCTGATTGTGGATGACTTAAAGGGCTCCTTGAAAGAGGACCTGACGCAGCACAAGTTCATTTGTGAACAGTGTGGGAAGTGCAAGTGTGGGGAATGCACAGCTCCCAGGACCCTGCCATCCTGCTTGGCCTGTAACCGGCAGTGCCTTTGCTCCGCCGAGAGCATGGTGGAGTATGGAACCTGCATGTGCTTGGTCAAGGGCATCTTCTACCACTGCTCCAATGACGATGAAGGGGATTCCTACTCGGATAATCCTTGCTCCTGTTCACAGTCACAGTGCTGCTCTAGGTACCTGTGTATGGGAGCCATGTCTCTGTTTTTACCTTGCTTACTTTGTTATCCTCCAGCCAAGGGATGCCTGAAGCTGTGCAGGGGGTGTTATGACTGGATCCATCGCCCAGGGTGCAGATGTAAGAACTCCAACACTGTCTATTGTAAGCTGGAGAGCTGCCCCTCCCGGGGTCTGGGTAAACCGTCATGA